GTTATCTAGTGAATAGTCATATTTCATACTTGAACACTACATTCGTTCATAGCTAAGTCAGATGATTAATTATGTGCCAAATGAATTAACCTTCGTTCTTAATACTGACAGAAAGGTGGAGACTTCAAATTCTGGGAAGCAGAGTGCTTCAAGATTGATCCAGCAAACAAGAAGATTCATTGCCGCTCAAATATGGGGACAAATCTTGATGGAAATGGCGAGTTCTTAGTTGACTATGACTATCTGGTGGTAGCTGTTGGAGCTAGGTCTAACACATTCAATACTCCCGGTGTGACAGAGAATTGCCACTTTTTGAAGGTAAGCTTTCGTATGGTTTGTATGAAATAAATTTGCCTCCAGTTTTAGGTCCATAACTACATTAATCTGCTTTATTTATATACACGTCTGACAAAGGAATGAATCTGGTTCAAACCATTCAGTTATGTTGTGCAAGATAAATAGTTATGTTAGTCTTTTAAATGATCTTACTGCATTTTAGTTGTTTCTAAGCTTCTGCCCTTATTGCTCCGTTCATATGGTCCTATTATATTCACAGGAAGTGGAAGATGCCCAAAAGATCCGAAGGAGTGTGATGGACTGCTTTGAGAAGGCAAGCCTCCCATACCTTAatgaagaagagaggaagaagaatctTCACTTTGTTGTTGTGGGAGGTGGACCTACAGGTGTTGAATTTGCGGCAGAGTTGCATGATTTTGTTACTGAAGATCTATCCAAGCTCTATCCTTCTATTCAGCATCTTGTCAAGATATCACTGATCGAAGCTGCAGATCACATACTGACTATGTAAGGCCAAACCGGTCCTCTCTTACTTTTGATGCTTTATGAACTGAAAGTTCCTACCGCTTTACACTAGGTTGCCACCTTTTTGCTCATGTAATCTACCCCCAACAGTATGGAAACACATCATCACCTCATATATGACGTAACATTACTTCCTAGGCTAACAAAATAACAATTGTTTCTTCACTGAAAAAGGTTCGACAAGAGAATTACCAACTTTGCTGAGGACAAGTTTGGAAGGGATGGCATTGATGTAAAAACTGGATATAAAGTTGTGAAGGTTTCTAAGGATGCAATTACCATGCAAAATCCAGCTACTGGCGATATTGCAGTTCCTTACGGAATGGCTGTCTGGTCCACTGGTATTGGGACCCGCCCATTCGTTGTGGACTTCATGAAACAAATTGGCCAGGTATATAGACCTTTTTCTTTTGGAGTTGGCTATGTATCCTTCTGTCAGTTCAGCTAGCCAATGAATCATTTCTCTGCATATACAGGCTAATCGTCGTGTCCTCGCTACTGATGAATGGCTAAGGGTGCGTGAATGTGATGATGTTTATGCAGTAGGTGACTGTGCTACCATAAACCAGAGGAGAGTAATGGTAAGCAATATAATTTGTTATGTGTTCCTTTTGGTGTAGTGATTCTCCCCTATTTTCCATGTGGATAGAAAAAGGGTTTTCTTCTCAAACCCCTATGTGCCATTTAACTAGTACttcctttgtaaactaatataagagcgcttAGATCGCTAAattagtaatctaaatgctcttatattagtttacggagggagtagtaaaattctTGAGATTATCTTCATTGTATATGTAGTAGATGAGGATTCACATAAATGCTACAAACATATTTGATATGTATTGTTGAATACTTTCGCTAGGATACTTGAACTGCTATATTAGCGGTTTAGACTTACCCAGTACTACCGTATCCATATCCTTTTTTGGTGCATTATAGCTACATGTCAATACATCATAGTGACTTTGTTGATCATTTGCGAATTGTATTTGGTACCATTCAGGAATTTATGTTCTTGGTGTCTAATGCTTGCAGGAGGACATCTCAGAAATATTCAGAGTTGCAGACAAAGATAAATCTGGAACCTTGACTGTGAAAGAAATCCAAGACATCCTGGAGGATATCTACGTGAGATATCCGCAAGTAAAGCTATACATGAAGAGCAAGCAACTGAACGGAATTGCAGATTTAATAAGAACTGGCAAAGGTGACACCGAAAAGGAATCTGTAGAGCTGAGCATTGAAGAGTTTAAGAAGGCTCTTTCACTCGTGGATTCACAAGTCAAGAATCTACCTGCAACAGCTCAGGTTTCCCTTTTTTTGTCTATTGGAATTTTACAATGCACAAAGTTCCAAAGCAACCACTTGAGTTAAAATTCATCGCTTTTTTAGTTCTAACTAGTTTGTTCTGTCAGGTTGCTGCACAGCAAGGACAGTATCTTGCGACGTGCTTTAACAAGatgcaggctgctgaagaaaatcctGAAGGACCAATCCGCATTAGGGGAGAAGGCCGTCATCGTTTCAACCCCTTCAGGTGCTTATTTTGCATCATTTGTCAGCTCATTTCTTTTCCTAATCATTTTGGTATCTTCATTCTGACAAGAATGCACTGTAGTTATTCATGTGAAGTAACTGCTAGCAATGATTATGTTGAATCCGGAAAGCAGTTGAAAAGAAAATTGAAGATCGAAATATGTCGATAACAGAATAATTAAGGCTGCATGCATGTGCAACTGCTCATACCTGATTGCCTTATTTTCTTTCTTGTCTATTGGCTGATACTATTGCTTTGCTGATTCCTCCAGGTACAGGCATTTAGGCCAGTTTGCCCCACTAGGAGGGGAGCAAACCGCTGCACAGCTCCCTGGTGACTGGGTCTCCATCGGTCACAGCTCACAGTGGCTCTGGTATTCCGTCTACGCAACGTAAGTGCTTGTTTCCTTTTTGATGATGAGAAAGTCAGACTGCGCAATCACCTACGTTTGTATCTAACCTAACACTTGGTTTTTCCCTCCTCTTTGCTATGAGTTCAGCAAACAAATAAGCTGGCGCACGAGGGCACTGGTGATATCTGACTGGGGCCGTCGCTTCATCTTCGGTAGAGACTCGAGCGGCATATAGTCAAAGGAGATATGATTTTGTTTGCGGTATATACATAGGCTAAGGCCAGTAGTGGTACCTTCCACCCAAGTCTGTTCTTGCAGATGCATATAATCTTTTTTGTCAGGGAAAGAATAAAAGTAACCCTGCACTTCCCTAGTGCTCCACGGAGAAAATTCCTTTGTACCTTTTACTCTCGAGAGTTCTACTTCTGCGGCACGCGCAAACTCGCAGATTAATTTTGTACGTAGTCCTTTTACCACAAAGATATGCAAAGGGCCAGTTTGGACCTGTTTTTGTTCTGAAAAATCCTGTTTGTGCGGAGGCCTGATTTTGTCATGCGAAATGCTGTTGATGTGGACACCAGATTTTGTGCTGTGAAACACTGTTTACGTGAACTATGTTTGTGACTAGCAAAACTTCTACTGGCTCTGCATGTTTCGGGCCTCGATCTGCCCTTTTTCCAAGTTCTGGTTAAGTGGGTGGTTTGTTGACTGGAGTACTAGTAAAGATGAAGAAAAGTTAAAGAGTGTTGTTTTGCAGTTGACGAATCCGGAGTGTTCCAGTCTATAAAGGTTTACGCTCTTGAGTTGTTCCAGTTCAAATATCCCCTTCGAAAACCCTGCTATCTGCCAAGGAGGTTTGGGTGGTTCTCATTATTTATTCACTGTTTAGTTGGTATATGGAACACAACCAACCGTTGGTGGATAAACAATTCCCCCGAATAAAGGGCAAACTGAATAGACGCAGT
The sequence above is drawn from the Triticum aestivum cultivar Chinese Spring chromosome 7A, IWGSC CS RefSeq v2.1, whole genome shotgun sequence genome and encodes:
- the LOC123147421 gene encoding external alternative NAD(P)H-ubiquinone oxidoreductase B2, mitochondrial; the protein is MRWTAFAWESASRAFNNRPTFTGLVVVLAASSGGGLVAYADSQPDQPQGFKKKKIVVLGTGWAGTTFLRNLDSKLYDVQVISPRNYFAFTPLLPSVTCGTVEPRSVVEPIRRILEKKGGDFKFWEAECFKIDPANKKIHCRSNMGTNLDGNGEFLVDYDYLVVAVGARSNTFNTPGVTENCHFLKEVEDAQKIRRSVMDCFEKASLPYLNEEERKKNLHFVVVGGGPTGVEFAAELHDFVTEDLSKLYPSIQHLVKISLIEAADHILTMFDKRITNFAEDKFGRDGIDVKTGYKVVKVSKDAITMQNPATGDIAVPYGMAVWSTGIGTRPFVVDFMKQIGQANRRVLATDEWLRVRECDDVYAVGDCATINQRRVMEDISEIFRVADKDKSGTLTVKEIQDILEDIYVRYPQVKLYMKSKQLNGIADLIRTGKGDTEKESVELSIEEFKKALSLVDSQVKNLPATAQVAAQQGQYLATCFNKMQAAEENPEGPIRIRGEGRHRFNPFRYRHLGQFAPLGGEQTAAQLPGDWVSIGHSSQWLWYSVYATKQISWRTRALVISDWGRRFIFGRDSSGI